In one window of Desulfovibrio sp. DNA:
- a CDS encoding YbjN domain-containing protein encodes MNKLLTFALGVCLTCVLASNAMASNDIVTASDHEAVLEIAKGFGSAELSVASKGTPVLKGRMEGTKYAIWFSGCSEGNSCSALQFLGVWKIKNFSQEKINTWNTQKMYSKAYIDKDGDLILEMDVFMRYGMTKKNLEEVFDLWQTSLKHFSRQLSQGTQPN; translated from the coding sequence ATGAACAAATTACTTACCTTCGCGCTGGGTGTCTGTCTGACATGCGTTCTTGCCAGCAACGCCATGGCCAGCAACGATATTGTCACCGCCTCCGATCACGAGGCAGTACTTGAGATAGCCAAAGGTTTTGGCAGCGCAGAATTGAGCGTAGCGAGCAAGGGAACCCCCGTCCTCAAGGGCCGTATGGAAGGCACCAAGTACGCCATATGGTTCTCCGGCTGCTCTGAAGGCAACAGTTGCAGCGCTTTGCAGTTTCTTGGCGTGTGGAAGATCAAGAATTTTTCGCAAGAGAAGATCAACACCTGGAATACACAAAAAATGTATTCCAAGGCGTACATTGACAAAGACGGAGACCTCATTCTGGAAATGGATGTCTTCATGCGCTATGGCATGACCAAAAAAAACCTGGAAGAGGTGTTTGACCTGTGGCAAACGTCACTCAAACATTTTTCACGGCAGCTTTCCCAGGGGACACAGCCGAACTAG
- a CDS encoding proline racemase family protein: MKLSHMIQTIDTHTAGNPTRNVVAGCPAIQGTTMQEKMAYAREHLDWLISSLMLEPRGHSNMSGTIWVPPCNPEAHMGILFIDAGGLMPMCGHSTIGCVTAMLESGTIVPEGEVCNVNIDTPAGLVRTRAEMKDGKVTRVTFRNVPSFLFCSGTVDVPGIGEVPYDVAYGGNTYAITDAKYFPGLNLRSGYRSAIEKAAQAFGGAVRKAVDFKHPEQPFINVITHVMFYTTPDDPKATYRNTVVFLPDSLDRSPCGTGTSARVASLFAKGELGLNQEFVHESVIGTQFTARIVEPATVGPCKGGVPEVSGTAYLTGFHKFVIDPSDALAKGFRLD; this comes from the coding sequence ATGAAACTGTCTCACATGATCCAGACTATTGACACCCATACGGCCGGCAATCCCACACGCAATGTGGTGGCTGGTTGCCCCGCCATTCAGGGAACAACCATGCAGGAGAAAATGGCCTATGCCAGAGAGCACCTCGACTGGCTTATAAGCTCTCTCATGCTTGAGCCGCGCGGGCACAGCAACATGTCAGGCACCATATGGGTGCCTCCCTGCAATCCTGAAGCTCATATGGGCATACTGTTTATTGACGCCGGCGGACTTATGCCAATGTGCGGACACAGCACCATAGGCTGCGTCACAGCCATGCTTGAAAGCGGAACCATCGTTCCTGAAGGCGAAGTGTGCAATGTCAATATCGACACCCCCGCCGGTCTGGTACGAACCAGAGCGGAAATGAAGGACGGCAAGGTCACTCGCGTAACCTTTCGCAATGTGCCCTCTTTTCTGTTCTGTTCCGGCACGGTCGACGTGCCCGGCATAGGTGAGGTGCCCTATGACGTGGCTTATGGCGGCAATACGTATGCCATCACTGACGCCAAATATTTTCCTGGCCTGAACCTGCGCTCCGGCTACCGTTCCGCCATTGAAAAAGCCGCCCAGGCATTCGGTGGAGCCGTGCGCAAGGCTGTGGACTTCAAGCATCCGGAACAGCCCTTTATCAATGTCATCACCCACGTGATGTTCTACACCACACCTGACGATCCCAAGGCCACGTACCGTAACACAGTGGTTTTTCTGCCAGACTCCCTCGACCGCTCGCCTTGCGGCACCGGCACTTCCGCACGCGTGGCTTCACTCTTTGCCAAGGGCGAACTGGGCCTGAACCAGGAGTTCGTGCATGAGAGCGTCATAGGCACCCAGTTCACGGCAAGAATTGTGGAGCCAGCCACAGTGGGCCCCTGCAAGGGCGGTGTGCCGGAGGTCAGTGGAACCGCCTATCTTACTGGTTTCCACAAGTTTGTCATTGACCCTTCGGACGCGCTTGCCAAGGGATTCAGGCTGGACTAG
- a CDS encoding APC family permease, whose translation MAEQGKFKKELNTTDLTFVALGAIFGSGWLFGASFVAQYAGPAGIISWIIGGITVFFLGLVYCELGAALPKAGGIIRFPVFSHGELVGYLLASLTVIAFSSLIAIEVVAARQYAAAWLPWLTADASGSPTLAGWIAQFLLTVFFFIINYNGVKSFAIANNIISLFKFVVPALVMVVLMYYFKPENLTAHGFAPFGAHGVQMAVTAGGVIFAYLGLTPVVSVASEVKNPQRTIPIALLLSIVLSTIIYIVLQLVFLGSIPPDMLSEGWSNIASKFSLPYHDIALLLGLGWLGILVVADAVISPAGTGNIYMVATPRVIYAWSRSGTFFDRFSAVDKKSGIPRPALWLTLALSIFWTMPFPSWKELINVVSGALCLSYALAPIACGALRINAPDLPRPFRVRGLEIISPLTFIIASLIVYWSGWSVICWLFPIEIVLFVAYILSSKKVPTQHVSLQQQIKSSLWLVGYYVMTLIISYLGSFGGKGILTSPWDVIAMGLVSLVCYYWAMRTCLPTANITEAPDAD comes from the coding sequence ATGGCTGAACAAGGGAAATTCAAAAAAGAGTTGAATACCACAGACCTCACGTTTGTGGCACTGGGGGCTATCTTTGGGTCCGGGTGGCTGTTTGGGGCAAGCTTTGTGGCGCAATATGCGGGGCCTGCCGGAATCATTTCTTGGATCATAGGTGGTATCACAGTATTCTTTCTTGGCCTTGTATACTGTGAACTTGGCGCGGCTTTGCCCAAGGCTGGCGGCATCATCCGCTTCCCTGTTTTTTCTCACGGGGAGCTTGTCGGGTATTTGCTCGCCTCACTGACCGTCATCGCCTTTTCAAGCCTCATCGCCATCGAAGTGGTGGCCGCACGCCAATACGCTGCGGCCTGGCTGCCCTGGCTCACGGCGGACGCCTCCGGTTCACCGACTCTGGCAGGCTGGATAGCCCAGTTTTTGCTGACAGTCTTTTTCTTCATAATCAACTATAACGGCGTTAAATCATTCGCTATCGCCAATAACATCATCAGTCTCTTCAAGTTTGTGGTTCCCGCGCTGGTGATGGTTGTTCTGATGTACTATTTTAAGCCGGAAAACCTGACGGCGCATGGTTTTGCACCATTTGGAGCTCACGGCGTGCAGATGGCGGTAACCGCCGGGGGCGTCATCTTTGCCTACCTTGGCCTGACCCCTGTGGTATCGGTGGCCAGTGAGGTAAAAAATCCCCAGCGCACCATTCCCATTGCCCTGCTGCTGTCCATCGTGCTTTCCACCATCATATACATTGTCCTGCAACTGGTTTTTCTGGGCAGCATTCCCCCGGATATGCTTTCTGAAGGCTGGAGCAACATAGCATCAAAGTTCTCGCTTCCCTACCATGACATCGCCTTACTGCTGGGTCTTGGCTGGCTGGGTATCCTTGTGGTGGCCGATGCGGTCATCTCCCCCGCCGGAACCGGTAATATATATATGGTCGCCACTCCTCGGGTCATTTACGCATGGTCGCGAAGCGGCACGTTCTTTGACCGTTTTTCAGCCGTGGACAAAAAATCGGGCATTCCCCGCCCCGCGCTTTGGCTTACTCTGGCTCTTTCCATATTCTGGACCATGCCCTTCCCCTCTTGGAAAGAACTCATCAACGTGGTCTCCGGCGCCCTGTGCCTCAGCTATGCGCTTGCCCCCATCGCCTGCGGCGCGCTGCGCATAAACGCCCCTGATCTGCCCCGTCCTTTCCGTGTTCGCGGGCTGGAAATCATATCGCCGCTGACCTTCATCATTGCCTCCCTTATTGTGTACTGGTCGGGATGGAGCGTCATTTGCTGGCTGTTCCCCATCGAGATAGTGCTGTTTGTTGCCTACATTCTCTCCAGCAAAAAAGTGCCGACCCAGCACGTGAGCCTGCAGCAGCAAATCAAGTCATCCCTTTGGCTTGTGGGCTATTATGTAATGACCTTGATCATTTCCTATCTTGGCTCCTTCGGGGGAAAGGGAATCCTGACCTCGCCATGGGATGTAATCGCCATGGGTCTCGTGTCATTGGTTTGTTATTATTGGGCTATGAGAACATGCCTGCCAACGGCCAATATCACCGAAGCACCCGACGCTGATTAA
- a CDS encoding fatty acid--CoA ligase family protein, protein MSLYHELCQRSADPRHPFLIGPGESLSLADMAQASSQCEGVAPGDVVALVGDFDASGIRNLLTLVDRRAIIMPLVAANHAQHEYCFASGHVDVVMAEGKLVRRQERQTAHPLLDRLRSRGHAGLILFSSGSTGMPKAIVHDFDKFLARFATPRPAWTTLGFLLFDHVGGLNTLFHMLYNDGLVVRPTARTVSAVLEDIRRHDVQLLPTTPTFLRMLVHSGLLNQAALPSLRLVTYGTELMDQSTLSAVANLLPQVDFRQTYGMSELGILRVRTRKRDELWIQIGGEGVKSRVRDGELHIRAENRMLGYLNAPSPFDAEGWFNTKDLVEIDGPWLRIVGRADSVINVGGLKVLPAEVESAALSFPGVRQAKAKGASNPLTGMHVELLCQPGEGVELSIDALRRHLGEVLPPHARPLRIRVGSVPTGHRFKQV, encoded by the coding sequence GTGAGCCTGTATCACGAACTCTGCCAGCGCAGCGCTGACCCCCGTCACCCCTTCCTGATCGGGCCGGGGGAAAGCCTCAGTCTTGCCGATATGGCGCAGGCGTCAAGCCAATGTGAGGGGGTCGCCCCCGGTGACGTGGTGGCCCTTGTGGGAGACTTTGACGCGTCGGGCATACGGAACCTGCTGACCCTTGTGGACAGGCGGGCCATCATCATGCCACTGGTGGCGGCAAACCACGCGCAGCACGAATACTGCTTTGCATCCGGGCATGTCGACGTTGTCATGGCCGAAGGCAAGCTTGTACGGCGGCAAGAGCGGCAGACCGCCCATCCTTTGCTGGACCGGCTGCGTTCCCGGGGCCATGCCGGACTGATTCTTTTTTCATCAGGCAGCACCGGCATGCCCAAGGCCATTGTGCACGATTTTGATAAATTTCTTGCCCGCTTTGCCACGCCGCGCCCGGCATGGACCACCCTGGGGTTCCTGCTCTTCGACCATGTCGGCGGCCTGAACACGCTGTTTCATATGCTGTACAATGATGGGCTGGTGGTGCGCCCGACGGCCCGCACCGTTTCCGCCGTGCTTGAGGACATTCGGCGTCATGACGTCCAATTGCTGCCCACAACCCCGACGTTTTTGCGCATGCTCGTTCACAGCGGTCTTTTGAACCAGGCCGCACTGCCGTCGTTGCGACTTGTCACCTACGGCACCGAGTTGATGGATCAGAGCACGCTGTCAGCCGTTGCAAACCTTCTGCCGCAGGTGGACTTTCGGCAGACGTATGGCATGTCCGAATTGGGCATCCTGCGGGTGCGCACACGAAAGCGCGACGAACTCTGGATACAGATCGGCGGCGAAGGCGTGAAAAGCCGCGTCCGCGATGGTGAACTGCACATCAGGGCCGAAAACCGGATGCTGGGATACCTTAATGCGCCTTCGCCCTTTGATGCTGAAGGCTGGTTCAATACCAAAGATCTGGTGGAAATTGACGGGCCGTGGCTGCGCATTGTGGGCAGGGCTGACAGTGTGATCAACGTCGGAGGGCTGAAGGTGCTGCCAGCCGAAGTAGAAAGCGCGGCGCTTTCTTTTCCTGGCGTGAGGCAGGCCAAGGCAAAGGGCGCGTCCAACCCTTTGACAGGCATGCATGTGGAGCTGTTATGCCAGCCGGGCGAGGGAGTGGAGCTGTCCATTGACGCTCTGCGGCGGCACTTGGGGGAGGTTTTGCCTCCCCATGCGCGCCCCCTGCGGATCAGGGTCGGGTCTGTGCCCACAGGGCACAGGTTCAAGCAGGTATAA
- a CDS encoding 3-oxoacyl-[acyl-carrier-protein] synthase III C-terminal domain-containing protein — translation MGNYMLDNVELAGCSVVLGENIQRLEDEPQYWGHDRSQLARLQNRLGLDSRRIAAPGTTASDLCRQAATSLMQEMRIDRQDVTAIISVTQTPDYLMPGNAYVLHAALGFSKETVAIDVCQGCAGFVYGLWLAGMMSRASGNGGVLLCAGDTLSRAANKKDYTTAPIFGDAGSAAWVRYCPDAENTYFVLRADGRELDKLYIPAGGARMPASTATRAEQAYDDGSVRSLDDLHMDGVGIFSFTMAEQPQLLRDLMRFSGCETTGIDYFVMHQANRYIVETVAKKSAIPLQKAPSATFSRYGNLNSASIPGVLCGELASVARQRDLNVVLQGFGVGLSWGACQMRLRQPCCLEPQIYSR, via the coding sequence ATGGGCAATTACATGCTGGACAATGTGGAGCTTGCAGGCTGCTCCGTCGTGCTGGGTGAAAATATACAGCGCCTTGAAGACGAGCCGCAGTACTGGGGCCATGACCGGTCGCAGCTGGCCCGCCTTCAGAACCGGCTGGGGCTGGATTCAAGGCGCATTGCCGCACCCGGCACCACAGCCAGCGATCTGTGCCGCCAGGCCGCCACATCGCTCATGCAGGAAATGCGTATTGACCGTCAGGATGTCACGGCCATCATTTCCGTCACCCAGACCCCGGATTATCTCATGCCGGGCAACGCCTACGTGCTCCATGCTGCCCTTGGGTTTTCCAAAGAAACCGTTGCCATTGATGTCTGTCAGGGATGCGCCGGTTTTGTGTACGGCCTGTGGCTGGCTGGCATGATGTCCCGCGCCTCGGGCAATGGCGGCGTGCTGCTTTGCGCGGGCGACACCCTTTCCCGCGCGGCAAACAAAAAGGACTACACCACAGCGCCCATTTTTGGGGATGCGGGAAGCGCCGCCTGGGTTCGGTACTGCCCGGATGCGGAAAATACGTATTTTGTCCTGCGGGCCGACGGGCGTGAGCTGGACAAGCTCTACATTCCGGCGGGCGGCGCGCGCATGCCCGCATCCACAGCGACCAGAGCCGAGCAGGCGTATGATGACGGAAGCGTCCGTTCCCTTGATGATCTGCATATGGACGGCGTCGGCATTTTTTCGTTCACCATGGCCGAACAGCCCCAACTGCTGCGCGATCTAATGCGGTTTTCCGGCTGCGAGACCACAGGAATCGACTACTTCGTCATGCACCAGGCAAACCGGTATATTGTTGAAACGGTGGCGAAAAAATCTGCCATTCCCCTGCAAAAAGCGCCTTCGGCCACGTTTTCGCGCTACGGCAACCTGAATTCCGCGTCTATTCCCGGCGTGCTCTGCGGTGAACTGGCCTCGGTGGCCCGCCAAAGAGACCTGAACGTCGTCTTGCAGGGCTTTGGCGTGGGCCTTTCGTGGGGAGCGTGCCAGATGCGTCTGCGCCAGCCCTGCTGCCTTGAGCCGCAAATATACAGCCGCTAG